A region from the Xiphias gladius isolate SHS-SW01 ecotype Sanya breed wild chromosome 20, ASM1685928v1, whole genome shotgun sequence genome encodes:
- the LOC120806008 gene encoding prosaposin isoform X1, whose protein sequence is MAWLKFALVLSIGLPVHALTPALKAEGPQSAPGAVSVVSDDSSFLVTKTGDVCQDCTKIFELLADLLSNADLQKKIMDAIESLCDRLPSPSAAKLCKTEVEKMLPLAINFLTAVVKPAEVCRTLGLCGSCHEQEKMLGYFAEEALQAAVASEHGQPTKPCSFCIFLVKTLEDLLPKERTEAAVIKLLGEICHILPPTYRDQCEAVVGKFGKTVLDAILSYATPQTICALVHLCNGQEAAPMDPCTLTSFRCRDMRTALRCGTVFYCQKFAWKSLDYNTL, encoded by the exons ATGGCCTGGCTCAAGTTCGCGCTGGTTCTCTCCATCGGTCTCCCAGTCCACG CTCTGACCCCAGCCCTGAAGGCAGAGGGTCCGCAAAGCGCTCCTGGTGCCGTGAGTGTCGTGAGTGATGATTCCTCGTTTTTGGTAACAAAA ACGGGAGACGTCTGCCAGGACTGCACCAAAATCTTTGAACTCCTGGCTGACCTTCTTTCCAATGCAGACCTGCAG AAAAAGATCATGGACGCCATCGAAAGTCTGTGCGACCGCCTGCCCAGTCCCAGTGCCGCCAAACTCTGCAAAACAGAGGTGGAGAAGATGCTCCCGCTGGCCATCAACTTCCTCACTGCTGTTGTG AAACCGGCGGAGGTCTGCAGAACCCTCGGGCTCTGTGGCTCCTGCCACGAACAGGAGAAGATGCTGGGCTACTTCGCCGAGGAGGCACTTCAGGCTGCCGTGGCAAGTGAACAT GGGCAGCCCACAAAACCGTGctccttttgcatttttctcGTCAAGACTCTGGAGGACCTGCTGCCTAAAGAAAGGACGGAG GCTGCTGTGATCAAGCTGCTGGGCGAGATCTGTCACATTTTGCCGCCCACCTACCGCGATCAGTGCGAGGCCGTCGTCGGCAAGTTCGGCAAGACGGTGCTGGACGCGATCCTGAGCTACGCCACGCCTCAGACCATCTGCGCTCTCGTCCACCTGTGCAACGGGCAAGAGGCCGCTCCCATGG ACCCGTGCACTTTGACAAGCTTCCGGTGCAGAGACATGAGGACTGCCCTCAGATGTGGA ACCGTGTTCTACTGTCAGAAATTTGCCTGGAAGTCCCTCGACTACAACACGCTCTGA
- the LOC120806008 gene encoding prosaposin isoform X2 encodes MAWLKFALVLSIGLPVHALTPALKAEGPQSAPGAVSVVSDDSSFLTGDVCQDCTKIFELLADLLSNADLQKKIMDAIESLCDRLPSPSAAKLCKTEVEKMLPLAINFLTAVVKPAEVCRTLGLCGSCHEQEKMLGYFAEEALQAAVASEHGQPTKPCSFCIFLVKTLEDLLPKERTEAAVIKLLGEICHILPPTYRDQCEAVVGKFGKTVLDAILSYATPQTICALVHLCNGQEAAPMDPCTLTSFRCRDMRTALRCGTVFYCQKFAWKSLDYNTL; translated from the exons ATGGCCTGGCTCAAGTTCGCGCTGGTTCTCTCCATCGGTCTCCCAGTCCACG CTCTGACCCCAGCCCTGAAGGCAGAGGGTCCGCAAAGCGCTCCTGGTGCCGTGAGTGTCGTGAGTGATGATTCCTCGTTTTTG ACGGGAGACGTCTGCCAGGACTGCACCAAAATCTTTGAACTCCTGGCTGACCTTCTTTCCAATGCAGACCTGCAG AAAAAGATCATGGACGCCATCGAAAGTCTGTGCGACCGCCTGCCCAGTCCCAGTGCCGCCAAACTCTGCAAAACAGAGGTGGAGAAGATGCTCCCGCTGGCCATCAACTTCCTCACTGCTGTTGTG AAACCGGCGGAGGTCTGCAGAACCCTCGGGCTCTGTGGCTCCTGCCACGAACAGGAGAAGATGCTGGGCTACTTCGCCGAGGAGGCACTTCAGGCTGCCGTGGCAAGTGAACAT GGGCAGCCCACAAAACCGTGctccttttgcatttttctcGTCAAGACTCTGGAGGACCTGCTGCCTAAAGAAAGGACGGAG GCTGCTGTGATCAAGCTGCTGGGCGAGATCTGTCACATTTTGCCGCCCACCTACCGCGATCAGTGCGAGGCCGTCGTCGGCAAGTTCGGCAAGACGGTGCTGGACGCGATCCTGAGCTACGCCACGCCTCAGACCATCTGCGCTCTCGTCCACCTGTGCAACGGGCAAGAGGCCGCTCCCATGG ACCCGTGCACTTTGACAAGCTTCCGGTGCAGAGACATGAGGACTGCCCTCAGATGTGGA ACCGTGTTCTACTGTCAGAAATTTGCCTGGAAGTCCCTCGACTACAACACGCTCTGA
- the LOC120806008 gene encoding prosaposin isoform X3 codes for MAWLKFALVLSIGLPVHALTPALKAEGPQSAPGAVSVTGDVCQDCTKIFELLADLLSNADLQKKIMDAIESLCDRLPSPSAAKLCKTEVEKMLPLAINFLTAVVKPAEVCRTLGLCGSCHEQEKMLGYFAEEALQAAVASEHGQPTKPCSFCIFLVKTLEDLLPKERTEAAVIKLLGEICHILPPTYRDQCEAVVGKFGKTVLDAILSYATPQTICALVHLCNGQEAAPMDPCTLTSFRCRDMRTALRCGTVFYCQKFAWKSLDYNTL; via the exons ATGGCCTGGCTCAAGTTCGCGCTGGTTCTCTCCATCGGTCTCCCAGTCCACG CTCTGACCCCAGCCCTGAAGGCAGAGGGTCCGCAAAGCGCTCCTGGTGCCGTGAGTGTC ACGGGAGACGTCTGCCAGGACTGCACCAAAATCTTTGAACTCCTGGCTGACCTTCTTTCCAATGCAGACCTGCAG AAAAAGATCATGGACGCCATCGAAAGTCTGTGCGACCGCCTGCCCAGTCCCAGTGCCGCCAAACTCTGCAAAACAGAGGTGGAGAAGATGCTCCCGCTGGCCATCAACTTCCTCACTGCTGTTGTG AAACCGGCGGAGGTCTGCAGAACCCTCGGGCTCTGTGGCTCCTGCCACGAACAGGAGAAGATGCTGGGCTACTTCGCCGAGGAGGCACTTCAGGCTGCCGTGGCAAGTGAACAT GGGCAGCCCACAAAACCGTGctccttttgcatttttctcGTCAAGACTCTGGAGGACCTGCTGCCTAAAGAAAGGACGGAG GCTGCTGTGATCAAGCTGCTGGGCGAGATCTGTCACATTTTGCCGCCCACCTACCGCGATCAGTGCGAGGCCGTCGTCGGCAAGTTCGGCAAGACGGTGCTGGACGCGATCCTGAGCTACGCCACGCCTCAGACCATCTGCGCTCTCGTCCACCTGTGCAACGGGCAAGAGGCCGCTCCCATGG ACCCGTGCACTTTGACAAGCTTCCGGTGCAGAGACATGAGGACTGCCCTCAGATGTGGA ACCGTGTTCTACTGTCAGAAATTTGCCTGGAAGTCCCTCGACTACAACACGCTCTGA
- the LOC120806008 gene encoding prosaposin isoform X4, translated as MAWLKFALVLSIGLPVHALTPALKAEGPQSAPGATGDVCQDCTKIFELLADLLSNADLQKKIMDAIESLCDRLPSPSAAKLCKTEVEKMLPLAINFLTAVVKPAEVCRTLGLCGSCHEQEKMLGYFAEEALQAAVASEHGQPTKPCSFCIFLVKTLEDLLPKERTEAAVIKLLGEICHILPPTYRDQCEAVVGKFGKTVLDAILSYATPQTICALVHLCNGQEAAPMDPCTLTSFRCRDMRTALRCGTVFYCQKFAWKSLDYNTL; from the exons ATGGCCTGGCTCAAGTTCGCGCTGGTTCTCTCCATCGGTCTCCCAGTCCACG CTCTGACCCCAGCCCTGAAGGCAGAGGGTCCGCAAAGCGCTCCTGGTGCC ACGGGAGACGTCTGCCAGGACTGCACCAAAATCTTTGAACTCCTGGCTGACCTTCTTTCCAATGCAGACCTGCAG AAAAAGATCATGGACGCCATCGAAAGTCTGTGCGACCGCCTGCCCAGTCCCAGTGCCGCCAAACTCTGCAAAACAGAGGTGGAGAAGATGCTCCCGCTGGCCATCAACTTCCTCACTGCTGTTGTG AAACCGGCGGAGGTCTGCAGAACCCTCGGGCTCTGTGGCTCCTGCCACGAACAGGAGAAGATGCTGGGCTACTTCGCCGAGGAGGCACTTCAGGCTGCCGTGGCAAGTGAACAT GGGCAGCCCACAAAACCGTGctccttttgcatttttctcGTCAAGACTCTGGAGGACCTGCTGCCTAAAGAAAGGACGGAG GCTGCTGTGATCAAGCTGCTGGGCGAGATCTGTCACATTTTGCCGCCCACCTACCGCGATCAGTGCGAGGCCGTCGTCGGCAAGTTCGGCAAGACGGTGCTGGACGCGATCCTGAGCTACGCCACGCCTCAGACCATCTGCGCTCTCGTCCACCTGTGCAACGGGCAAGAGGCCGCTCCCATGG ACCCGTGCACTTTGACAAGCTTCCGGTGCAGAGACATGAGGACTGCCCTCAGATGTGGA ACCGTGTTCTACTGTCAGAAATTTGCCTGGAAGTCCCTCGACTACAACACGCTCTGA